Proteins encoded within one genomic window of Rhododendron vialii isolate Sample 1 chromosome 1a, ASM3025357v1:
- the LOC131321589 gene encoding transcription factor EMB1444-like isoform X1, whose protein sequence is MGTHLHQALRALCLNTDWKYAVFWKLKHRARMVLTWEDAYYDNHELYGPPENMCFPGMGDNLIDWHSRDPLGLEVAKMSCHVYSLGEGVIGKVAVTGKHTWIFADNCVTDSCSPFEHYDGWQTQFSAGIKTVVVVAVVPHGVVQLGSMNKIPEDLKLVNHIRDAFFAVQDSQMGCTPCIIQSTLGPSSSSCLSNISTISSGSGNFHDCVSNIGIPVNKEKSRKTIIRSRTSSSITNLADFSFIQPSPGDLLKKTVEASSKDGGLELSTLGGHVSSNLLQASPEFYFSEQQKYQNDMQVQDVLENTIDFPTEIDILKSLKTPFKFSTDCELYEVLGPAFQKQNSSCDWESEKTFTEKTIEMPDGMDCSSLLTGETGSEHLLEAVVANVVRSTSDDRSEKSLYSSPKSLLTSEKMPQPTCDKVTVSAVGYSYDQSFVEKDTLHSLGSESFGVSSSMGFSSRSHSAFSEQLNSAQEPAKGNKKRARPGENGRPRPRDRQLIQDRIKELRELVPNGSKCSIDLLLERTIKHMLFMQSIAKHADKLSKCVESKLHDKGTSLGGLPGYDQGSSWAMEVGSHLKVCPIMVENINVNGQMLIEMLCEESGHFLEIAEAIRSIGLAILKGVAEAFGKTTRMSFVVEGQNNRSMHRMDVLWSLVQILQPKTTV, encoded by the exons ATGGGTACTCACTTACACCAAGCACTCAGGGCCCTTTGTCTCAACACTGACTGGAAGTATGCTGTCTTTTGGAAACTCAAACATCGAGCTCGAAT GGTGCTGACTTGGGAGGATGCTTACTATGACAACCACGAGTTATATGGTCCTCCGGAAAACATGTGCTTCCCTGGAATGGGGGATAACTTGATTGATTGGCATTCACGTGATCCTCTTGGGTTAGAGGTGGCAAAGATGTCATGTCACGTTTACTCTCTTGGTGAAGG GGTTATTGGAAAGGTGGCAGTTACTGGAAAGCATACGTGGATTTTTGCAGATAACTGTGTGACAGATTCATGTTCACCATTTGAG CATTATGATGGGTGGCAAACTCAGTTTTCAGCTGGGATTAAG ACTGTTGTGGTGGTGGCTGTGGTTCCGCACGGCGTTGTACAACTTGGCTCTATGAATAAA ATCCCTGAGGACTTGAAGCTAGTAAACCATATCAGAGATGCCTTCTTTGCAGTTCAAGATTCGCAAATGGGGTGTACTCCTTGCATAATTCAGAGTACTCTGGGGCCTTCCTCTTCCTCATGTCTG TCAAATATATCTACGATAAGTTCAGGATCTGGAAATTTTCATGATTGCGTAAGCAACATTGGTATACCTGTGAACAAGGAGAAGAGTCGGAAGACTATAATAAGGTCTCGCACATCTTCCTCAATTACAAACCTTGctgatttttctttcattcaaCCATCGCCTGGTGATTTGCTAAAGAAGACAGTTGAAGCAAGCAGTAAGGATGGAGGACTTGAATTATCAACATTAGGGGGTCATGTAAGTAGCAACCTACTACAAGCAAGTCCCGAATTTTACTTTTCAGAGCAGCAGAAATATCAGAATGACATGCAAGTTCAGGATGTTTTGGAAAATACCATAGATTTCCCTACAGAAATTGATATTTTGAAGTCATTGAAAACACCATTCAAGTTTTCTACTGACTGTGAGCTGTATGAAGTACTTGGGCCAGCTTTTCAGAAACAGAATAGTTCTTGTGATTGGGAGTCAGAAAAGACTTTTACCGAAAAAACTATTGAGATGCCAGATGGAATGGACTGTAGTAGCCTGTTGACAGGAGAAACTGGCTCAGAGCATCTTCTAGAAGCAGTGGTGGCTAACGTTGTCCGTAGTACAAGTGATGATAGAAGTGAAAAATCATTATATAGTTCGCCAAAGTCCCTGTTGACTTCTGAAAAAATGCCACAGCCAACGTGTGATAAGGTTACTGTTAGTGCAGTTGGGTATTCATATGACCAATCTTTTGTAGAAAAGGACACATTGCACTCCTTGGGCTCTGAGTCTTTTGGTGTGAGCTCTTCAATGGGCTTTTCGTCAAGGAGTCATAGTGCATTTAGTGAGCAGCTGAACAGTGCACAAGAACCAGCTAAGGGCAATAAGAAGAGGGCTAGACCAGGTGAAAATGGTAGGCCGAGGCCAAGGGACAGACAATTGATCCAAGATCGTATTAAGGAGTTGAGAGAGCTTGTGCCCAATGGATCAAAG TGCAGTATTGATTTACTTCTGGAGCGCACAATCAAGCATATGCTCTTTATGCAAAGCATCGCTAAGCATGCTGACAAACTAAGTAAATGCGTAGAGTCAAAG TTGCACGACAAAGGAACAAGTTTAGGAGGCTTACCCGGATATGATCAGGGTTCAAGCTGGGCAATGGAAGTGGGAAGTCACCTGAAAGTTTGCCCTATAATGGTAGAGAACATTAACGTGAATGGGCAAATGCTGATTGAG ATGTTGTGTGAGGAAAGTGGCCATTTTCTTGAGATTGCAGAAGCCATCAGGAGCATTGGTCTAGCGATTTTGAAAGGTGTAGCGGAAGCTTTTGGGAAAACAACACGAATGAGTTTTGTGGTTGAG GGGCAGAATAACAGAAGCATGCATCGGATGGATGTGTTGTGGTCACTTGTGCAGATATTGCAACCCAAGACAACGGTTTAG
- the LOC131321589 gene encoding transcription factor EMB1444-like isoform X2: protein MGTHLHQALRALCLNTDWKYAVFWKLKHRARMVLTWEDAYYDNHELYGPPENMCFPGMGDNLIDWHSRDPLGLEVAKMSCHVYSLGEGVIGKVAVTGKHTWIFADNCVTDSCSPFEHYDGWQTQFSAGIKTVVVVAVVPHGVVQLGSMNKIPEDLKLVNHIRDAFFAVQDSQMGCTPCIIQSTLGPSSSSCLSNISTISSGSGNFHDCVSNIGIPVNKEKSRKTIIRSRTSSSITNLADFSFIQPSPGDLLKKTVEASSKDGGLELSTLGGHVSSNLLQASPEFYFSEQQKYQNDMQVQDVLENTIDFPTEIDILKSLKTPFKFSTDCELYEVLGPAFQKQNSSCDWESEKTFTEKTIEMPDGMDCSSLLTGETGSEHLLEAVVANVVRSTSDDRSEKSLYSSPKSLLTSEKMPQPTCDKVTVSAVGYSYDQSFVEKDTLHSLGSESFGVSSSMGFSSRSHSAFSEQLNSAQEPAKGNKKRARPGENGRPRPRDRQLIQDRIKELRELVPNGSKCSIDLLLERTIKHMLFMQSIAKHADKLSKCVESKLHDKGTSLGGLPGYDQGSSWAMEVGSHLKVCPIMVENINVNGQMLIEMLCEESGHFLEIAEAIRSIGLAILKGVAEAFGKTTRMSFVVEVQS, encoded by the exons ATGGGTACTCACTTACACCAAGCACTCAGGGCCCTTTGTCTCAACACTGACTGGAAGTATGCTGTCTTTTGGAAACTCAAACATCGAGCTCGAAT GGTGCTGACTTGGGAGGATGCTTACTATGACAACCACGAGTTATATGGTCCTCCGGAAAACATGTGCTTCCCTGGAATGGGGGATAACTTGATTGATTGGCATTCACGTGATCCTCTTGGGTTAGAGGTGGCAAAGATGTCATGTCACGTTTACTCTCTTGGTGAAGG GGTTATTGGAAAGGTGGCAGTTACTGGAAAGCATACGTGGATTTTTGCAGATAACTGTGTGACAGATTCATGTTCACCATTTGAG CATTATGATGGGTGGCAAACTCAGTTTTCAGCTGGGATTAAG ACTGTTGTGGTGGTGGCTGTGGTTCCGCACGGCGTTGTACAACTTGGCTCTATGAATAAA ATCCCTGAGGACTTGAAGCTAGTAAACCATATCAGAGATGCCTTCTTTGCAGTTCAAGATTCGCAAATGGGGTGTACTCCTTGCATAATTCAGAGTACTCTGGGGCCTTCCTCTTCCTCATGTCTG TCAAATATATCTACGATAAGTTCAGGATCTGGAAATTTTCATGATTGCGTAAGCAACATTGGTATACCTGTGAACAAGGAGAAGAGTCGGAAGACTATAATAAGGTCTCGCACATCTTCCTCAATTACAAACCTTGctgatttttctttcattcaaCCATCGCCTGGTGATTTGCTAAAGAAGACAGTTGAAGCAAGCAGTAAGGATGGAGGACTTGAATTATCAACATTAGGGGGTCATGTAAGTAGCAACCTACTACAAGCAAGTCCCGAATTTTACTTTTCAGAGCAGCAGAAATATCAGAATGACATGCAAGTTCAGGATGTTTTGGAAAATACCATAGATTTCCCTACAGAAATTGATATTTTGAAGTCATTGAAAACACCATTCAAGTTTTCTACTGACTGTGAGCTGTATGAAGTACTTGGGCCAGCTTTTCAGAAACAGAATAGTTCTTGTGATTGGGAGTCAGAAAAGACTTTTACCGAAAAAACTATTGAGATGCCAGATGGAATGGACTGTAGTAGCCTGTTGACAGGAGAAACTGGCTCAGAGCATCTTCTAGAAGCAGTGGTGGCTAACGTTGTCCGTAGTACAAGTGATGATAGAAGTGAAAAATCATTATATAGTTCGCCAAAGTCCCTGTTGACTTCTGAAAAAATGCCACAGCCAACGTGTGATAAGGTTACTGTTAGTGCAGTTGGGTATTCATATGACCAATCTTTTGTAGAAAAGGACACATTGCACTCCTTGGGCTCTGAGTCTTTTGGTGTGAGCTCTTCAATGGGCTTTTCGTCAAGGAGTCATAGTGCATTTAGTGAGCAGCTGAACAGTGCACAAGAACCAGCTAAGGGCAATAAGAAGAGGGCTAGACCAGGTGAAAATGGTAGGCCGAGGCCAAGGGACAGACAATTGATCCAAGATCGTATTAAGGAGTTGAGAGAGCTTGTGCCCAATGGATCAAAG TGCAGTATTGATTTACTTCTGGAGCGCACAATCAAGCATATGCTCTTTATGCAAAGCATCGCTAAGCATGCTGACAAACTAAGTAAATGCGTAGAGTCAAAG TTGCACGACAAAGGAACAAGTTTAGGAGGCTTACCCGGATATGATCAGGGTTCAAGCTGGGCAATGGAAGTGGGAAGTCACCTGAAAGTTTGCCCTATAATGGTAGAGAACATTAACGTGAATGGGCAAATGCTGATTGAG ATGTTGTGTGAGGAAAGTGGCCATTTTCTTGAGATTGCAGAAGCCATCAGGAGCATTGGTCTAGCGATTTTGAAAGGTGTAGCGGAAGCTTTTGGGAAAACAACACGAATGAGTTTTGTGGTTGAGGTACAGTCCTA A
- the LOC131332192 gene encoding 1-aminocyclopropane-1-carboxylate oxidase homolog 1-like, producing MVATTIPARPVNTQYDWAKQVKEFDETKAGVKGLVDAGVKKLPGFFVHPPESLENPPPESPLELPTVDFTGVEFDGARRREVVEGIRAAASEWGFFRMVNHGVPSGVMEAMLEAVRRFHEQRREDKMEYYSGDSRRRVRFNSNVPPREFDAASWRDILTCVFNDDYLDPQAIPLVCRYRDKTGYVNQAIIKEVQEYVKCMIKLRETMAELLSEALGLSSDYISCIECMKSEALASLYYPICPEPHLTLGTPKHSDTTFLTLLLQDHIGGLQILHKNQWVDVPPVPGALIANIGDLMQIISNDKFVSVEHRVLAQPIGPRVSVACFFSPSSKATAKPFGPIKELLSEESPAIYKEFLCYEYFTYYKTKGQDVNSALPHFKL from the exons ATGGTCGCCACAACGATCCCAGCACGACCCGTAAACACCCAGTACGACTGGGCCAAGCAAGTGAAAGAATTCGACGAGACTAAAGCCGGCGTCAAGGGACTAGTTGACGCTGGCGTTAAGAAGCTCCCCGGATTCTTCGTCCACCCTCCGGAGAGCCTGGAAAACCCGCCGCCCGAATCCCCCCTCGAGCTCCCCACGGTGGACTTCACCGGGGTGGAATTCGACGGGGCAAGGCGGAGGGAGGTGGTGGAGGGGATACGGGCAGCCGCGTCCGAGTGGGGTTTTTTCCGGATGGTGAACCATGGGGTGCCGAGCGGGGTCATGGAGGCGATGCTGGAGGCAGTCAGGAGGTTTCATGAGCAGAGGAGAGAGGACAAGATGGAGTACTATTCCGGGGATAGTAGACGGAGGGTCAGGTTCAATAGCAATGTGCCGCCTAGGGAGTTTGATGCGGCTAGTTGGAGGGATATTTTGACTTGTGTTTTCAATGATGATTATTTGGATCCTCAAGCTATTCCTCTTGTTTGCAGATAC CGTGATAAAACGGGTTATGTAAATCAAGCTATAAT AAAAGAAGTGCAAGAGTATGTGAAATGCATGATTAAGCTGAGGGAGACAATGGCCGAGTTACTCTCCGAGGCTTTAGGACTAAGCAGCGACTACATTTCTTGTATCGAATGCATGAAGAGCGAAGCGTTGGCTTCCCTCTACTACCCGATTTGCCCCGAGCCGCACCTGACCTTGGGCACTCCCAAGCATTCAGACACCACTTTTCTAACTTTGTTGCTGCAAGACCACATCGGCGGCCTCCAAATTCTTCACAAAAACCAGTGGGTCGATGTCCCTCCAGTTCCTGGCGCCCTCATTGCAAACATAGGGGATCTCATGCAG ATCATATCAAATGACAAGTTCGTAAGCGTGGAGCACAGAGTTTTGGCTCAACCAATTGGACCAAGAGTATCAGTTGCATGCTTCTTCTCTCCTAGCAGTAAGGCTACAGCTAAACCCTTTGGACCCATAAAGGAGCTTCTGTCAGAGGAAAGTCCGGCGATATACAAGGAATTCCTATGCTATGAGTATTTTACCTATTACAAGACCAAAGGACAAGATGTCAACTCTGCCCTTCCTCACTTCAAGCTATGA
- the LOC131332200 gene encoding uncharacterized protein LOC131332200, which translates to MKTLLNDSDYDLALQGRPGKITLGIEASVICESNVVSLGDDVGTHIDPTSLGDGVITSKQSTNILDPEGLRRKGRPPCKRKKGVVEIAVKKKRETKKKTLSNEKVSEVEKIAVGHGFGTQESVVNGHPNYMGHSMWPNMMPHSIQANMAQGGTIFPFSPTLCPTGTSLNQFRPSFPSSQSFFNGQVWRGQPILAGSQSWGGQSSFMEDQGQYWGGLQPNLLQTQGHRCEGQPSFIDMMNAANNDEE; encoded by the exons atgaaaacacttttgaatgacTCGGATTATGACCTTGCATTACAGGGTCGACCCGGTAAAATAACGTTAGGCATTGAGG CTTCGGTCATTTGTGAAAGTAATGTGGTTTCACTTGGTGATGACGTGGGTACTCATATTGATCCTACTTCACTTGGAGATGGGGTTATAACGTCCAAACAGAGCACGAACATTCTTGACCCGGAAGGTCTTCGACGAAAAGGGAGACCGCCGTGCAAAAGGAAGAAAGGTGTTGTGGAAATAGCCgttaagaagaaaagagaaacaaaaaaaaagacattgtCCAATGAAAAAGTCTCG GAGGTTGAGAAGATTGCAGTTGGACATGGGTTCGGGACACAAGAGAGTGTTGTAAAT GGTCACCCAAACTACATGGGGCATTCAATGTGGCCAAACATGATGCCCCATAGCATACAAGCAAATATGGCACAAGGCGGAACCATCTTCCCATTTTCTCCAACTCTTTGCCCAACCGGAACAAGCTTGAACCAATTTAGGCCTTCTTTTCCAAGTTCACAAAGCTTCTTCAATGGTCAAGTTTGGAGAGGTCAACCAATTCTTGCGGGCAGCCAATCTTGGGGAGGACAATCAAGTTTTATGGAAGACCAAGGTCAATATTGGGGGGGACTACAACCAAATCTACTACAAACTCAAGGGCATAGATGTGAAGGACAACCAAGTTTCATTGATATGATGAATGCAGCGAATAATGATGAAGAATAG
- the LOC131332208 gene encoding transcription factor EMB1444-like, giving the protein MAQPTCDKSYDQSFVEKDTLHSLGSKSCGVSSSMGFSSRSHSAFSEQLNSAQEPAKGNKKRARPGENGGPKPRDRQLIQDRIKELREIVPSGSTCSIDLHLERTIKHMLFMQSIIKHADTLSKCVESKLHYKRTSLGGLPGYDQGSSWAMEVGSHLKVCPIMVENINVNGQMLIEMLCEESGHFLEIAEAVRSIGLAILKGVVEAFGKTTRMSFVVEGQNNRSMHRMDVLWSLVQILQPKTMVWQL; this is encoded by the exons ATGGCACAGCCAACGTGTGATAAGTCATATGACCAATCTTTTGTAGAAAAGGACACATTGCACTCCTTGGGCTCTAAGTCATGTGGTGTGAGCTCTTCAATGGGCTTTTCATCAAGAAGTCATAGTGCATTTAGTGAGCAGCTGAACAGTGCACAAGAACCAGCTAAGGGCAATAAGAAGAGGGCTAGACCAGGTGAAAATGGTGGGCCGAAGCCAAGGGACAGACAATTGATCCAAGATCGTATTAAGGAGTTGAGAGAGATTGTGCCCAGTGGATCAACG TGCAGTATTGATTTACATTTAGAGCGCACAATCAAGCATATGCTCTTTATGCAAAGCATCATTAAGCATGCTGACACACTAAGTAAATGCGTAGAGTCAAAG TTGCACTACAAAAGAACAAGTTTAGGAGGCTTACCAGGATATGATCAAGGTTCAAGCTGGGCAATGGAAGTGGGAAGTCACCTGAAAGTTTGCCCTATAATGGTAGAGAACATTAACGTGAATGGGCAAATGCTGATTGAG ATGTTGTGCGAGGAAAGCGGCCATTTTCTTGAGATTGCAGAAGCCGTCAGGAGCATTGGTCTAGCGATTTTGAAAGGTGTAGTGGAAGCTTTTGGGAAAACAACACGAATGAGTTTTGTGGTTGAG GGGCAGAACAACAGAAGCATGCATCGGATGGATGTGTTGTGGTCACTCGTGCAGATATTGCAACCCAAGACAATGGTTTGGCAGCTATGA
- the LOC131321602 gene encoding 1-aminocyclopropane-1-carboxylate oxidase homolog 1-like translates to MVATTIPAQPVNTQYDWAKQVKEFDETKAGVKGLVDAGVKKLPEFFVHPPESLENPPPESPLELPTVDFTGVEFDGARRREAVEGIRAAASEWGFFRMVNHGVPSGVMEAMLEAVRRFHEQRREDKMEYYSGDSRRRVRFNSNVPPREFDAASWRDILTCVFNDDYLDPQAIPLVCRKEVQEYVECMIKLRETMAELLSEALGLSSDYLSRIECMKSEALASLYYPICPEPHLTLGTPKHSDTTFLTLLLQDHIGGLQILHKNQWVDVPPVPGALIANIGDLMQIISNDKFVSVEHRVLAQPIGPRVSVACFFSPSSKAVAKPFGPIKELLSEESPAIYKEFLCYEYFTYYKTKGQDVNSALPHYKL, encoded by the exons ATGGTCGCCACAACGATCCCAGCACAACCCGTAAACACCCAGTACGACTGGGCCAAGCAAGTGAAAGAATTCGACGAGACTAAAGCCGGCGTCAAGGGACTAGTTGACGCTGGCGTTAAGAAGCTCCCCGAATTCTTCGTCCACCCTCCGGAGAGCCTAGAAAACCCACCGCCCGAATCCCCCCTCGAGCTCCCCACGGTGGACTTCACCGGGGTGGAATTCGACGGGGCAAGGCGGAGGGAGGCGGTGGAGGGGATACGGGCAGCCGCTTCCGAGTGGGGTTTTTTCCGGATGGTGAACCATGGGGTGCCGAGCGGGGTCATGGAGGCGATGCTGGAGGCAGTCAGGAGGTTTCATGAGCAGAGGAGAGAGGACAAGATGGAGTACTATTCCGGGGATAGTAGACGGAGGGTCAGGTTCAATAGCAATGTGCCGCCTAGGGAGTTTGATGCGGCTAGTTGGAGGGATATTTTGACTTGTGTTTTCAATGATGATTATTTGGATCCTCAAGCTATTCCTCTTGTTTGCAG AAAAGAAGTGCAAGAGTACGTGGAATGCATGATTAAGCTGAGGGAGACAATGGCTGAGTTACTCTCCGAGGCTTTAGGACTAAGCAGCGACTACCTTTCTCGTATCGAATGCATGAAGAGCGAAGCATTGGCTTCCCTCTACTACCCGATTTGCCCCGAGCCGCACCTGACCTTGGGCACTCCCAAGCATTCAGACACCACTTTTCTAACTTTGTTGCTACAAGACCACATCGGCGGCCTCCAAATTCTTCACAAAAACCAGTGGGTCGATGTCCCTCCAGTTCCTGGCGCTCTCATTGCAAACATCGGGGATCTCATGCAG ATCATATCAAATGACAAGTTCGTAAGCGTGGAGCACAGAGTTTTGGCTCAACCAATTGGACCAAGAGTATCAGTTGCATGCTTCTTCTCTCCCAGCAGTAAGGCTGTTGCTAAACCCTTCGGACCCATAAAGGAGCTTCTGTCGGAGGAAAGTCCGGCGATATACAAGGAATTCCTATGCTATGAGTATTTTACCTATTACAAGACCAAAGGACAAGATGTCAACTCTGCCCTTCCTCACTACAAGCTATGA